From a single Lolium rigidum isolate FL_2022 chromosome 7, APGP_CSIRO_Lrig_0.1, whole genome shotgun sequence genomic region:
- the LOC124673284 gene encoding disease resistance protein RGA5-like, translating into MDLATGAMGTLLPKLAELLNEEYKLQKGVKEGVKSLEKEMQSMHAAIRKVARVPRDQLDEQVKLWAGEVRELSFDMEDVVDKFLVRVDDDTEPATKSNKLKRLTEKMAGLFTKGKARHEIADAIKEINKQVQEVASRRDRYNINNIVDKPAPVMTIDPRLQALYTEVTELVGIAGRRDQEVMKLLMDEGDGMSTKKLKTVSVVGFGGLGKTTLVKTVFDKIKGDYASNAFVTVGRNADAKKVFMDILLGLDKYGSQPTGLDERQLIDKLRKRLENKRYLIVIDDIWDKELWTIINLAFCSSNNFGSRLITTTRIVSVAKLCSSSTHDLVYQMTPLSDDDSKRLFYKRIFSHESECPHEFEKVSIDILKKCGGVPLAIITIASLLASDGKVKPEDEWHVLLESIGRGLKEDPNVEQMLKILSFSYYDLPSHLKTCLLYLSMFPEDCKIRKDQLIWMWIAESFVQPGKEKISLFEMGETYFNELVNRNMIQPVYFEFAVGQVDACRVHDMVLDLISSLSREENFVTILNGTADSMYSEQKYRRISLQYASKEELQTTPPKSVSVLQVRSIAAFKPGIDLMPPFSSFGVLRVLDLTGCNLGGHGNLHLRDLGSLLHLRYLGLAETGISELPEEIGKLQFLQMLDLRVYNIEGLPCSLIKLGKLMCLLLLPHNCKKFPDGFGNLSSLEVLSKIHGDSVSTVNELGRMVNLRNLDIEFDNVTLDLEEAFVESLGKLSNIQSIQIGTVHYNPISMHMLGERWVPARSLREFSTGGYIKFSTLPAWIKNNPSRMSHLSKLNIRVGDLKQEELESLGSLPSLDELSLFTHRPRLLVIRANGFHQLLYFKVFSETPSHIVFQPEAMPKVQMVDIYINLRVAKDEAAANGGDWFDPRMVNLSSLRDVEVKVTSSGVTVGEGKQAEAALKNSLRAHPNRPVSYVSMRPPIPQDVQDDNVYIV; encoded by the exons ATGGATCTGGCAACGGGTGCCATGGGCACCCTTCTCCCGAAGCTTGCCGAGCTCCTCAACGAGGAGTACAAGCTGCAGAAGGGCGTCAAGGAAGGCGTCAAGTCCCTGGAGAAGGAGATGCAGAGCATGCACGCTGCCATCCGCAAGGTGGCCAGGGTGCCGCGGGACCAGCTCGACGAGCAGGTCAAACTCTGGGCAGGGGAGGTGAGGGAGCTCTCCTTCGACATGGAGGACGTCGTCGACAAGTTCCTAGTGCGTGTCGATGATGACACTGAGCCCGCCACCAAGTCAAACAAGCTCAAGAGGCTCACAGAGAAGATGGCGGGCTTGTTCACTAAGGGGAAGGCTCGCCATGAGATcgccgacgccatcaaggagatcAATAAGCAAGTCCAAGAGGTTGCTAGCAGGCGTGATAGGTACAACATCAACAATATTGTCGATAAGCCTGCACCTGTGATGACCATCGATCCTCGCCTTCAGGCTCTGTACACAGAAGTGACTGAGCTTGTGGGTATTGCTGGAAGAAGAGATCAAGAGGTAATGAAGTTGCTCATGGACGAGGGAGATGGCATGTCAACGAAAAAGCTGAAGACTGTCTCTGTTGTCGGATTCGGAGGACTGGGCAAGACCACTCTTGTCAAAACGGTGTTTGACAAGATCAAGGGAGATTATGCTTCAAATGCTTTCGTAACCGTCGGTCGAAATGCCGACGCCAAGAAGGTTTTCATGGACATCCTTCTTGGTCTTGACAAGTACGGAAGTCAGCCCACCGGATTGGATGAAAGGCAGCTCATTGACAAACTCCGGAAGCGTCTCGAGAACAAAAG GTACCTCATTGTGATTGATGATATATGGGATAAAGAATTGTGGACCATTATCAACTTGGCATTCTGTAGCAGTAACAACTTTGGCAGTCGGCTAATCACAACAACTCGTATAGTGAGTGTAGCTAAATTATGCAGCTCATCTACCCATGATTTAGTTTATCAAATGACACCTCTTAGTGATGATGATTCCAAAAGGCTCTTCTATAAAAGGATATTTTCCCACGAGAGTGAATGCCCCCATGAATTTGAAAAAGTGTCCATAGATATATTGAAGAAATGTGGAGGAGTGCCATTAGCAATCATTACTATAGCAAGTCTTTTGGCTAGTGATGGGAAGGTAAAACCAGAGGACGAATGGCATGTTTTGCTTGAGTCCATCGGTCGTGGACTTAAAGAAGACCCCAATGTAGAACAAATGTTGAAGATACTATCCTTTAGCTATTATGATCTGCCTTCTCATCTGAAAACATGTTTATTATATCTAAGCATGTTCCCAGAGGACTGCAAAATCAGAAAAGATCAGTTGATATGGATGTGGATTGCCGAGAGTTTTGTCCAACCTGGAAAAGAAAAAATTAGTCTCTTTGAGATGGGAGAAACTTATTTCAACGAGCTCGTGAACAGAAATATGATCCAGCCGGTATACTTTGAGTTCGCGGTAGGCCAGGTAGATGCTTGTCGTGTGCATGATATGGTTCTCGATTTAATTTCTTCCTTGTCAAGGGAGGAAAACTTTGTTACTATATTGAATGGTACTGCTGACAGCATGTATTCTGAGCAGAAATATCGCAGGATATCCCTCCAATATGCTAGTAAAGAAGAGCTTCAAACCACACCTCCCAAATCTGTGAGTGTATTACAAGTGAGGTCCATTGCTGCATTTAAACCTGGTATTGATCTAATGCCACCATTCTCGAGCTTTGGTGTTTTACGTGTCTTGGACTTGACTGGATGTAATCTTGGAGGTCACGGTAATCTTCACCTTCGGGATCTGGGAAGTTTACTTCACCTGAGGTACCTAGGTCTAGCTGAAACAGGAATTTCTGAACTCCCGGAAGAAATTGGAAAGTTGCAGTTTTTGCAGATGCTAGATCTGAGAGTATATAATATAGAAGGGCTTCCATGCAGTCTTATTAAGCTTGGAAAATTGATGTGCCTACTACTTCTTCCACATAATTGCAAGAAGTTTCCAGATGGGTTTGGAAACCTGTCATCGCTGGAAGTGCTGAGTAAGATCCATGGTGACTCTGTAAGCACCGTGAATGAGCTCGGCCGCATGGTAAATTTGAGGAACCTTGATATTGAGTTTGATAATGTGACTTTGGACTTGGAGGAAGCTTTTGTGGAGTCACTAGGTAAACTGTCCAACATCCAGAGTATACAAATTGGCACTGTTCATTATAATCCTATATCAATGCATATGTTGGGCGAACGTTGGGTGCCCGCTCGAAGTCTGCGTGAATTTTCCACAGGAGGATACATCAAATTCTCCACACTGCCAGCATGGATAAAAAATAATCCCTCACGTATGTCGCACCTTTCCAAGTTAAACATCCGTGTCGGGGATTTGAAGCAGGAGGAGCTGGAATCGCTTGGAAGTTTACCGTCTCTTGATGAGCTCAGCTTATTTACCCACCGCCCAAGGCTGCTAGTCATCCGTGCTAATGGGTTCCACCAGCTATTATACTTCAAAGTTTTTTCCGAGACGCCCAGCCACATTGTGTTCCAACCAGAAGCTATGCCGAAGGTTCAGATGGTTGATATCTATATCAATTTGCGGGTCGCCAAAGATGAAGCAGCTGCTAACGGTGGTGATTGGTTTGATCCGCGCATGGTGAATCTGTCATCCCTCAGGGATGTGGAAGTCAAAGTCACAAGTTCTGGAGTGACGGTCGGGGAGGGCAAGCAAGCGGAGGCTGCGCTGAAGAACTCACTCCGTGCCCATCCTAACCGGCCCGTCAGTTATGTCTCCATGCGTCCGCCCATACCACAAG ACGTTCAAGATGACAACGTCTACATCGTATAG